In a genomic window of Zingiber officinale cultivar Zhangliang chromosome 9B, Zo_v1.1, whole genome shotgun sequence:
- the LOC122022859 gene encoding U-box domain-containing protein 4-like — protein MKNGNKPFVFQKRSNSIKTSNIEALFRLQTSLAANRITAIKANRITALMLVEQLSAGSQEVKAVAARELRLMAKIEKENRSFIAEGGAIPTLYRLFRSTNPVAQENALTAILNISIHDENKRKIMEENGCLELIVYVLRYGLTTEARENAAATLFSLSAVHDFKKMIMDEHGAVAALADFLMQGSPRGKKDAVMALFNLSTHPESWSQMLNMGAVSALARALRDEIVAEEAAGALTLLMRHHILAQTIASEDTAITNLVGLMKRGTPKAKENAIAALQEMCRRGGLNVIQNVAKMPMFSGLIQTILL, from the coding sequence ATGAAGAATGGCAATAAACCATTTGTCTTCCAAAAAAGAAGCAACTCAATCAAGACTTCAAACATCGAGGCCTTGTTCAGACTCCAAACATCGTTAGCAGCTAACCGAATCACAGCAATCAAAGCTAACCGAATCACAGCGTTAATGCTAGTAGAACAATTATCAGCCGGTTCGCAGGAAGTGAAGGCTGTCGCAGCCCGTGAACTCCGATTAATGGCAAAAATCGAGAAGGAGAATAGGTCTTTCATTGCAGAGGGTGGAGCAATCCCAACTCTCTACCGGCTTTTCCGGTCTACAAATCCAGTTGCTCAAGAGAATGCCCTGACTGCAATATTGAACATATctattcatgatgaaaacaagagaaAGATTATGGAGGAGAATGGTTGTTTGGAATTAATAGTATATGTTCTGAGATATGGGTTAACTACTGAGGCAAGGGAGAATGCAGCTGCTACATTGTTCAGCCTCTCTGCTGTCCATGACTTCAAGAAGATGATTATGGATGAGCATGGTGCTGTTGCAGCACTAGCTGATTTTCTGATGCAGGGAAGCCCAAGGGGAAAGAAAGATGCAGTGATGGCCTTGTTTAATCTTTCGACCCATCCTGAGAGCTGGTCCCAAATGTTGAATATGGGAGCAGTTTCAGCCCTGGCGAGAGCTTTGAGAGATGAAATTGTTGCTGAGGAGGCTGCTGGAGCTCTGACATTGCTTATGAGGCATCACATTCTGGCGCAGACAATTGCAAGTGAGGATACTGCAATcacaaatctagtagggttaatGAAAAGGGGCACCCCTAAGGCAAAGGAGAATGCAATTGCAGCTTTGCAAGAAATGTGCAGACGTGGAGGATTAAATGTGATACAGAATGTAGCTAAGATGCCAATGTTTAGTGGTTTAATTCAGACCATCTTGCTCTGA